From Streptomyces sp. GSL17-111, one genomic window encodes:
- a CDS encoding aldehyde dehydrogenase, with amino-acid sequence MDATHDVWIRRAGTLRPDGSHLIDGSAHAGGRTFTVVSPRDGRPLAEVADGGADDVDRAVAAARRAFDDGPWPRLAPAERGRVLTRVADLVEERRADLALTVSLEMGKPITDALDVELRALIATFRWYGQLADKLTDASPHTAPDALALVTREPGGVVGAVVPWNFPLTLAGWKIAPALAAGCSVVLKPSERSPLSALHLARIAGEAGLPPGVLNVVNGEGPVTGRALGLHPGVDVLAFTGSTAVGRHYLRYAADSNLKRVWLELGGKSPNIILPDAPDLETAAATAAWGIFFNQGEMCTAPSRLLVHSSIAERVTEAVVERARALRVGDPLDPSTEMGALAGEEHLDRVLGHVHAALDAGARLRTGGERTLTETGGTYLRPTVFDRVDPDSALAREEVFGPVLSVLTFDDLDEAVALANATDYGLAAGLWTSDLSTAHRVARALRAGTVWVNCYEEGDLTVPFGGMKQSGNGRDKSAHALEKYTELKTTWIQL; translated from the coding sequence GTGGACGCCACGCACGACGTCTGGATACGCCGGGCCGGGACGCTCCGCCCGGACGGCTCACACCTCATCGACGGTTCCGCCCACGCGGGAGGCCGCACGTTCACCGTGGTCTCGCCACGGGACGGGCGACCGCTGGCCGAGGTGGCCGACGGGGGTGCGGACGACGTCGACCGGGCCGTCGCCGCCGCCCGCCGGGCCTTCGACGACGGCCCCTGGCCCCGGCTCGCACCCGCCGAACGCGGACGTGTCCTCACCCGCGTCGCCGACCTCGTCGAGGAGCGGCGCGCGGACCTCGCGCTCACCGTCAGTCTGGAGATGGGCAAGCCGATCACGGACGCCCTCGACGTCGAGCTGCGCGCCCTGATCGCCACCTTCCGCTGGTACGGGCAACTGGCCGACAAGCTCACCGACGCGTCCCCGCACACCGCACCCGACGCGCTCGCCCTCGTCACCCGCGAACCCGGCGGCGTCGTGGGCGCGGTCGTGCCCTGGAACTTCCCGCTGACGCTGGCGGGATGGAAGATCGCCCCCGCCCTGGCGGCCGGCTGCTCGGTCGTGCTCAAGCCCTCCGAGCGAAGCCCCCTCTCCGCCCTGCACCTGGCCCGGATCGCCGGTGAGGCGGGGCTGCCGCCCGGCGTCCTCAACGTCGTCAACGGCGAAGGGCCCGTCACCGGCCGGGCCCTCGGGCTGCACCCCGGTGTCGACGTGCTCGCCTTCACCGGCTCCACGGCCGTGGGGCGTCACTACCTGCGCTACGCCGCCGACTCCAACCTCAAGCGCGTCTGGCTCGAACTGGGCGGCAAGTCCCCGAACATCATCCTGCCCGACGCCCCCGACCTGGAGACCGCCGCCGCCACGGCGGCCTGGGGGATCTTCTTCAACCAGGGGGAGATGTGCACCGCGCCCTCCCGGCTGCTGGTGCACTCCTCCATCGCCGAACGCGTCACGGAAGCGGTCGTCGAACGGGCCCGGGCCCTGCGCGTCGGCGACCCCCTGGACCCCTCGACCGAGATGGGCGCACTGGCCGGTGAGGAGCACCTCGACCGCGTGCTCGGACACGTCCACGCCGCCCTCGACGCCGGGGCGCGACTGCGGACCGGCGGTGAACGCACCCTGACGGAGACCGGAGGCACGTACCTGCGACCCACCGTCTTCGACCGCGTGGACCCCGACTCGGCCCTCGCGCGCGAGGAGGTCTTCGGGCCGGTCCTGTCCGTCCTCACCTTCGACGATCTCGACGAGGCGGTCGCCCTCGCCAACGCCACCGACTACGGCCTCGCCGCGGGCCTGTGGACCTCCGACCTGTCCACCGCCCACCGCGTCGCACGCGCCCTGCGGGCCGGAACGGTCTGGGTCAACTGCTACGAGGAGGGCGACCTGACGGTGCCCTTCGGCGGCATGAAGCAGTCCGGCAACGGACGCGACAAGTCCGCCCACGCGCTGGAGAAGTACACCGAGCTGAAGACCACCTGGATCCAGCTGTGA